GGACGCCGGGAACCTGCCGATCTCGGTGCAATTTATAGAGGCGACGTCAATCACCGGGGACTCCGCCGAAATGCGGCTTCTGTTCTGCTTCGCGAAGGGCGGGATCGAGGAGGAAACCCGGCAGGCGGTGTGGCGCGAGGGCGGCTGGAGACTTCTGACCGATCACATCTGATTGTGCGCGGGTGACATGCATAAAATCCCGTTGTTATTTTTCGCCCTTCTGCTCCTGGCCTGCGGGGAGGAGCGCCCGGCGGACTTCGTCCCGGCGGAGGGAGACCCCGACCAGGAGATAGAGAGGTTCACCCTCCGGCAGAGCGAGGGCGGCGAGCTCACCTGGGAGCTGGTGGCCGATCTGGCCTTCGTCTGGGACGACACGCACCAGGCGGTGGCCAATCATCCCCGGGTGGATTTCTACAAGAATGGCGAGCACGTGGCCGTCCTCAACGCCGAGGAGGGCACGGTCAACCTGATGACCAACGACATGGAGGCCCGAACCGGGGTGGTGGTCGTTTCCGACGCCGGGGCCACGTTAAAAAGCGAGGTGCTCGGCTGGGACAACCGCCAGCAGCGCCTGTTCACCGAGCGGGCCGTGAGCTACGAGAAGGCGGGCATCGTCCTCACCGGCTCGGGCTTCGAGTCCGACGCCGACCTCACCGACTGGAAGATCCGCCATCCCCGGGGCACGGTCCCGCCCGAGGAGTTGGGGGGCGAGGTGTTCTAGCTTACAGTCATGCCGGACCGCGGGGGCGATCGGAGCGGATCGCCCCTTTTTCACGCGTTGACCGTGGGGCGGGGGTTGCCTATAATCGTCGCAAAAGGCCGGGAGTGACGATGAAAAAAGCGATCTGGTTGATTTTTCTGCCGCCGGCGCTGGCGGCGGCCGGCGGGACCGACACCGAGCTGGTCCTCGTCACCGGCGGGGACGGAACCGTGGCGGAGCTCGGTTACGGCGCCCGCGTCTCCCCATCCGCGGCGGAGTGCCCCATCCCGCCGCCGCCCGACTGCGATGTCCTCTGGCAGTACCATATTGACGACGGCGGGCCGCAGCGCAATTGCGTCGCCATCGGCTTCGACGACCGGTACGTGTGGAGCGGCGGATGGTACGGCGGGGGAAAGATGTTCGAGATGAACGGCGACGGCGTCCCGCTCTGGGAGATAGATCGGGAGCGCGCCTTCGGCGTGGCG
The nucleotide sequence above comes from bacterium. Encoded proteins:
- the lptC gene encoding LPS export ABC transporter periplasmic protein LptC; its protein translation is MHKIPLLFFALLLLACGEERPADFVPAEGDPDQEIERFTLRQSEGGELTWELVADLAFVWDDTHQAVANHPRVDFYKNGEHVAVLNAEEGTVNLMTNDMEARTGVVVVSDAGATLKSEVLGWDNRQQRLFTERAVSYEKAGIVLTGSGFESDADLTDWKIRHPRGTVPPEELGGEVF